A region from the Sphingopyxis lindanitolerans genome encodes:
- a CDS encoding LysR family transcriptional regulator: MALPDYEGWACFVAVADSGSFTAAAAALGLSKASVSKAVTRLEASLGITLLHRSSRVVSISTAGAGLLDEARAMVAAATAATEAARGDRLDLAGPIRLAAPMSFGIKVLGPPLAAFLDQHPAVEIEVLLSDARNDPVAEGIDLTLRISPLADSSLLARTIAPVAASMLASPAYLERHGVPKHPLDLAGHRLIGYGHRQRATPLHFRRQGEEATVLPTGPLFANNGDIAVPLVVAGVGIAMLPDFIAAGELVSGAVVPILTDWSLPQAHLHLLSPPSRLRPARVRALSDHLVETLKPSCTGAHAQFVARGEG, translated from the coding sequence ATGGCGCTTCCCGACTATGAAGGCTGGGCCTGTTTCGTCGCTGTCGCCGATAGCGGCAGCTTCACCGCTGCTGCCGCTGCCCTCGGCCTGTCGAAAGCGAGCGTGTCGAAAGCGGTGACGCGGCTGGAGGCCTCGCTCGGCATCACCTTGCTCCACCGCAGTTCGCGCGTCGTGTCGATATCGACCGCGGGGGCGGGGCTGCTCGACGAAGCGCGCGCGATGGTGGCGGCGGCGACCGCGGCGACCGAAGCGGCGCGCGGCGACCGGCTCGACCTTGCGGGCCCGATCCGCCTCGCGGCGCCGATGAGCTTTGGCATCAAGGTGCTGGGCCCGCCGCTCGCGGCTTTCCTCGATCAACATCCGGCGGTCGAGATCGAGGTGCTGCTGAGCGATGCGCGCAACGATCCGGTCGCCGAGGGGATCGACCTGACCTTGCGGATTTCGCCGCTCGCGGATTCGAGCCTGCTCGCGCGGACGATCGCGCCGGTCGCGGCGTCGATGCTCGCGAGCCCGGCCTATCTGGAAAGGCACGGGGTTCCGAAGCACCCGCTCGATCTCGCGGGACACCGGCTGATCGGCTATGGTCACCGCCAGCGCGCGACGCCGCTGCATTTCCGCCGCCAGGGCGAGGAAGCGACGGTGTTGCCGACCGGGCCGCTGTTCGCGAACAATGGCGACATCGCGGTGCCGCTGGTCGTCGCGGGCGTCGGGATTGCCATGTTGCCCGACTTTATCGCGGCCGGGGAACTGGTGTCGGGGGCGGTTGTCCCGATCCTGACCGACTGGTCGCTGCCGCAGGCGCACCTTCATCTTCTGTCGCCGCCGTCGCGGCTGCGGCCGGCGCGCGTCCGGGCGCTTTCGGACCATCTCGTCGAGACGTTGAAGCCGTCCTGCACGGGCGCGCATGCACAATTCGTCGCACGGGGCGAAGGGTGA
- the ctrA gene encoding response regulator transcription factor CtrA, with protein sequence MRVLLIEDEPTTAKAIDTMLTTEGFNVYTTDLGEEGLDLGKLYDYDIILLDLNLPDMHGYDVLKKLRTAKVQTPVLILSGVSEMDSKVRSFGFGADDYVTKPFHRDELVARIHAVVRRSKGHSQSVIKTGKLAVNLDTKTVEVDTTRVHLTGKEYQMLELLSLRKGTTLTKEMFLNHLYGGMDEPELKIIDVFICKLRKKLALACNGENYIETVWGRGYVLRDIDDDGNEVRRVA encoded by the coding sequence ATGCGCGTACTGCTGATCGAGGACGAGCCGACGACCGCGAAAGCGATCGACACGATGCTCACCACCGAGGGCTTCAACGTCTATACGACCGATCTGGGCGAGGAAGGCCTCGATCTGGGCAAGCTCTATGATTATGACATCATTCTGCTCGACCTGAACCTGCCCGACATGCACGGATACGACGTGCTGAAAAAGCTGCGCACCGCCAAGGTGCAGACGCCGGTGCTGATCCTGTCGGGCGTTTCGGAAATGGATTCAAAGGTGCGCTCGTTCGGCTTCGGCGCCGACGATTATGTCACCAAGCCGTTCCACCGCGACGAGTTGGTCGCCCGCATCCATGCGGTCGTCCGCCGTTCGAAGGGCCATAGCCAGAGCGTCATCAAGACCGGCAAGCTGGCGGTCAATCTCGATACCAAGACGGTCGAGGTCGACACGACCCGCGTGCATCTGACCGGCAAGGAATATCAGATGCTCGAACTGCTCAGCCTCCGCAAGGGCACGACGCTGACCAAGGAAATGTTCCTGAACCACCTTTACGGCGGGATGGACGAGCCCGAACTCAAGATCATCGACGTCTTCATCTGCAAGCTGCGCAAGAAACTCGCGCTCGCCTGCAACGGCGAAAATTACATCGAAACGGTCTGGGGCCGCGGCTATGTGCTGCGCGATATTGACGACGATGGGAATGAAGTGCGGCGGGTCGCCTGA